From one Luteolibacter sp. SL250 genomic stretch:
- the glmM gene encoding phosphoglucosamine mutase gives MKLFGTDGIRGRANEFPITAEVALRVGKAVARVMRTSGTNRNRVLVGKDTRISGYMLETALTSGLVSMGMDVLLVGPLPTPAVAHLIKSMGATAGIMLTASHNPYEDNGLKIFGPDGYKLSDELEAIIERHILGDEPEATPLPAAQIGKAKRIDDARGRYIEFAKHTADNISLHGMKIVLDCGNGAAYSIAPLIFRELGAEVITTGIDPDGLNINDGCGALYPETAGDLVRLHNADLGVSFDGDADRVIFTDANGQVVTGDRVLALCAIGLKEQGRLKKDTLVATVMSNLGMIEAMKKQGIKVETTAVGDRNVIECIRKNGYSFGGENSGHLIFADHSTTGDGIMSALQIIRLMKERNATMAQLSSVMTEYPTQLVNLPTKAKPAIGSLKKLNALMDEATGDFGDQGRHLIRYSGTENKIRVLVEHRDAEQVERWVSRFTDAIKEEIG, from the coding sequence ATGAAACTTTTTGGAACCGATGGCATCCGTGGCAGGGCGAATGAATTCCCGATCACGGCGGAAGTGGCCCTGCGTGTGGGCAAGGCCGTGGCGCGGGTGATGCGGACGTCCGGGACGAACCGCAACCGGGTGCTGGTGGGCAAGGACACACGGATCTCCGGCTACATGCTGGAAACCGCCCTCACCAGCGGGTTGGTGTCGATGGGCATGGACGTGCTGCTCGTCGGCCCGCTGCCGACCCCGGCGGTGGCCCACCTGATCAAGTCGATGGGGGCCACGGCGGGCATCATGCTCACGGCATCCCACAATCCCTACGAGGACAACGGGCTGAAAATTTTCGGGCCGGACGGCTACAAGCTTTCCGACGAGCTGGAGGCGATCATCGAGCGCCACATCCTGGGTGACGAGCCGGAGGCGACCCCGCTGCCTGCCGCCCAGATCGGCAAGGCAAAGCGTATCGACGACGCCCGCGGCCGCTACATCGAGTTCGCCAAGCACACGGCGGACAACATCTCGCTGCACGGCATGAAGATCGTGCTCGATTGCGGGAACGGTGCGGCCTACTCCATCGCGCCGCTGATTTTCCGGGAACTCGGCGCGGAGGTCATCACCACCGGCATCGATCCGGACGGCCTCAACATCAACGACGGCTGCGGTGCCCTCTATCCTGAAACCGCCGGCGACCTCGTGCGGCTGCACAACGCCGACCTGGGCGTTTCCTTCGACGGGGACGCGGACCGTGTCATTTTCACGGACGCGAACGGCCAGGTGGTGACCGGCGACCGGGTGCTGGCACTGTGCGCGATCGGCCTCAAGGAACAGGGCCGCCTGAAGAAAGACACGCTGGTAGCGACCGTCATGAGCAACCTCGGGATGATCGAGGCGATGAAGAAGCAGGGGATCAAGGTGGAGACGACCGCCGTCGGCGACCGCAACGTCATCGAGTGCATCCGGAAGAACGGCTATTCGTTCGGCGGTGAAAACTCGGGACACCTGATTTTCGCGGACCATTCGACGACCGGTGACGGCATCATGAGTGCGCTGCAGATCATCCGCCTGATGAAAGAGCGGAACGCGACCATGGCCCAGCTTTCCTCGGTGATGACCGAGTATCCGACCCAACTGGTGAACCTGCCGACCAAGGCGAAGCCCGCCATTGGTTCGCTCAAGAAACTGAACGCGCTGATGGACGAGGCCACCGGAGACTTCGGTGACCAAGGACGCCACCTCATCCGCTACTCCGGCACGGAGAACAAGATCCGCGTGCTGGTGGAGCACCGCGATGCGGAGCAGGTGGAACGCTGGGTTTCCAGGTTCACGGACGCCATCAAGGAGGAGATCGGATGA
- the murI gene encoding glutamate racemase, producing the protein MNSAPLGIFDSGVGGLTVVRAVQELLPSEDILYLGDTARLPYGSKSPETIRQFADEDVRFLISKGVKAVVVACNTATAHALPQLHQQYRVPIIGVIQPGVEAVLEDAGAARIGIIATRGTIRSHAYQHALAQKRTGLLIHGQAAPLLVPLVEENWIGHPATREVLKTYLNPLIDRGIDTLMLACTHYPLLIPVLKDLLPGDVRLVDSATTCAEHLKRELTRLELLASREREGTLELHLTDLSEQFEDLARQFLKKSPGRIHRAVLGP; encoded by the coding sequence GTGAATTCGGCACCCCTTGGCATTTTCGATTCCGGCGTCGGCGGATTGACGGTCGTGCGGGCCGTCCAGGAGCTTCTTCCTTCGGAAGATATTCTCTATCTGGGGGATACGGCACGCCTTCCCTACGGATCGAAGAGCCCGGAAACCATCCGCCAGTTCGCGGATGAGGATGTCCGCTTCCTGATCAGCAAAGGGGTGAAGGCGGTCGTGGTGGCCTGCAACACGGCGACGGCCCACGCGCTGCCGCAACTGCACCAGCAATACCGCGTGCCGATCATCGGGGTGATCCAGCCGGGGGTGGAAGCCGTGCTGGAGGACGCTGGGGCGGCCCGGATCGGGATCATCGCCACCCGTGGCACCATCCGTTCCCACGCCTACCAGCATGCGCTGGCGCAAAAGCGCACCGGCCTGCTGATCCACGGGCAGGCGGCGCCGCTGCTGGTGCCGCTGGTGGAGGAGAACTGGATCGGGCATCCGGCGACGCGGGAGGTGCTGAAAACCTACCTCAATCCGCTGATCGACCGTGGCATCGACACGCTCATGCTGGCGTGCACGCACTATCCGCTGTTGATACCCGTGTTGAAGGACCTCCTCCCCGGAGATGTGAGGCTGGTCGATTCCGCCACCACCTGTGCGGAGCATCTGAAACGCGAGCTGACGCGGCTGGAACTGCTGGCCTCCCGTGAGCGTGAGGGAACCCTCGAACTCCATCTGACGGACCTTTCCGAACAATTCGAGGATCTGGCCCGTCAATTCCTGAAGAAATCCCCAGGCCGGATCCACCGGGCCGTACTGGGGCCGTAA
- the katG gene encoding catalase/peroxidase HPI, whose translation MSEEASRCPVDHSAASAPKSKCPFSHSPSKGTTNRDWWPNSLRLDLLNQHSAKSDPMGGDFDYAEEFKKLDYAALKADLAALMTDSQDWWPADFGHYGGLFIRMAWHSAGTYRTGDGRGGGGRGQQRFAPLNSWPDNVSLDKARRLLWPIKQKYGRRISWADLYILTGNVALETMGFKTFGFAGGRVDTWEPDQDVYWGRETTWLGGDKRYAHGSEGVEKEGGVLVSDDDADGDIHSRKLENPLAAVQMGLIYVNPEGPDGNPDPVKAAYDIRDTFGRMAMNDEETVALIAGGHTFGKTHGAGPADNVGAEPEAAGLADQGFGWKNSFGTGKGGDTITSGLEVTWTSTPTKWSNNFFWNLFGYEWELTKSPAGAQQWVAKGAGATIPHAHDPTKKLVPMMLTTDLALRFDPEYEKISRRFLENPDQFADAFARAWFKLTHRDMGPRSRYLGPEVPAEELIWQDPIPAAESAIGDKDIAALKGKIAESGLSVSELVSTAWASASTFRGSDKRGGANGARIRLAPQKDWAVNQPEQLAKVLGVLEGIRSDFGAGGKSVSLADLIVLAGNVGVEKAAQAAGHDVSVPFTPGRGDATQEQTDVESFDVLEPYADGFRNYQKQRYAVSAEELLIDRAQLLTLTAPELTVLIGGLRVLGANAPGDANGVFTDRPGALTNDFFVNLLDMATAWSPTSPDEDTFHGRDRKTGAPKWTGTRVDLVFGSHAVLRALAEVYATADSQEKFVKDFVAAWAKVTELDRFDLA comes from the coding sequence ATGTCAGAAGAAGCCTCACGCTGCCCCGTTGACCATTCCGCCGCCTCCGCCCCGAAGAGCAAATGCCCCTTCAGCCATTCTCCCTCCAAGGGTACCACCAACCGCGACTGGTGGCCGAATTCGCTCCGCCTCGATCTCCTCAACCAGCACTCGGCGAAGTCCGATCCCATGGGCGGCGACTTCGACTACGCGGAGGAGTTCAAGAAGCTGGACTATGCCGCGCTGAAGGCGGATCTCGCGGCGCTGATGACGGATTCCCAGGATTGGTGGCCGGCGGACTTCGGCCACTACGGCGGCCTTTTCATCCGCATGGCATGGCACAGCGCGGGCACCTACCGCACCGGTGACGGCCGCGGCGGTGGTGGCCGGGGGCAGCAACGCTTCGCCCCGCTCAACAGTTGGCCGGACAACGTTAGTCTGGACAAGGCCCGCCGCCTTCTTTGGCCGATCAAACAGAAGTATGGCCGTAGGATTTCCTGGGCGGACCTCTACATCCTCACCGGCAACGTCGCGCTGGAGACCATGGGCTTCAAGACCTTCGGCTTCGCCGGGGGCCGGGTCGATACCTGGGAGCCGGATCAGGACGTTTATTGGGGGCGCGAAACGACCTGGCTGGGTGGTGACAAGCGATACGCCCACGGCTCTGAAGGTGTGGAAAAGGAGGGCGGCGTGCTCGTCTCCGATGACGATGCGGATGGTGACATCCATTCCCGAAAGCTGGAGAACCCGCTGGCCGCGGTGCAGATGGGCCTCATCTATGTGAACCCGGAAGGTCCGGACGGCAACCCGGACCCGGTCAAGGCGGCCTACGACATCCGCGATACTTTCGGCCGCATGGCCATGAATGACGAGGAAACCGTCGCCCTCATCGCCGGTGGCCATACCTTCGGCAAGACCCACGGTGCCGGCCCGGCGGACAACGTCGGCGCGGAACCGGAGGCCGCCGGTCTGGCCGATCAGGGCTTCGGCTGGAAGAACAGCTTCGGCACGGGCAAGGGTGGGGACACCATCACCTCCGGCCTGGAGGTCACCTGGACCAGCACCCCGACGAAGTGGAGCAACAACTTTTTCTGGAATCTCTTCGGCTACGAATGGGAGCTGACGAAGAGTCCTGCGGGCGCCCAGCAATGGGTGGCCAAGGGCGCGGGTGCCACCATACCGCACGCACATGATCCCACCAAGAAACTGGTGCCGATGATGCTCACCACGGACCTCGCCCTGCGCTTCGATCCGGAATACGAAAAGATCTCCCGCCGCTTCCTTGAGAATCCGGACCAGTTCGCGGACGCCTTCGCCCGCGCTTGGTTCAAGCTCACCCACCGGGACATGGGGCCGCGTTCCCGCTACCTCGGTCCGGAAGTTCCTGCGGAGGAACTGATCTGGCAGGATCCCATCCCGGCTGCGGAGTCTGCCATCGGCGACAAGGACATCGCCGCTTTGAAAGGGAAGATCGCGGAATCCGGTCTCAGCGTTTCCGAGCTGGTCTCCACCGCCTGGGCATCTGCCTCCACCTTCCGGGGATCCGACAAACGCGGTGGTGCCAACGGCGCCCGCATCCGTCTGGCCCCGCAGAAGGACTGGGCGGTCAACCAGCCGGAGCAGCTTGCGAAGGTGCTCGGCGTGCTGGAGGGGATACGGAGCGACTTCGGCGCCGGTGGAAAGTCAGTTTCGCTCGCCGATCTCATCGTGCTGGCCGGCAATGTCGGCGTGGAGAAAGCGGCGCAGGCCGCAGGACATGACGTTTCCGTGCCTTTCACTCCCGGCCGTGGCGATGCGACGCAGGAGCAGACCGATGTGGAGTCATTCGACGTTCTGGAGCCGTATGCCGACGGCTTCCGCAACTACCAGAAGCAGAGATACGCCGTCTCCGCCGAGGAACTGCTGATCGACCGGGCGCAACTTCTGACCCTCACCGCACCGGAACTGACCGTCCTCATCGGTGGTCTGCGTGTCCTCGGTGCCAATGCTCCGGGAGATGCCAACGGCGTCTTCACCGACAGGCCGGGTGCCCTCACCAACGACTTCTTCGTCAACCTGCTCGACATGGCGACCGCTTGGAGTCCGACCAGCCCTGACGAAGATACCTTCCATGGCCGCGACCGGAAAACCGGCGCACCGAAGTGGACCGGCACCCGTGTGGATCTGGTCTTCGGTTCCCACGCCGTGCTGCGCGCGCTGGCGGAGGTCTATGCCACCGCAGATTCCCAGGAGAAGTTCGTCAAAGACTTCGTCGCCGCCTGGGCAAAGGTGACGGAGCTGGATCGCTTCGATCTGGCGTGA
- the gpmI gene encoding 2,3-bisphosphoglycerate-independent phosphoglycerate mutase gives MAKKPVVLIIRDGWGVNPGGKETAIQDGNATLLAKTPFHDELFEKYPKGLVSASGLDVGLPEGQMGNSEVGHLNLGAGRIVYQDLTRINKAIAEGTLAANPVLVDAFDKARSSRLHFIGLVSDGGVHSHQDQLNAMVKMAGDAGVKDIMIHAITDGRDTSPTGGAAYIAKVEDEAAKSGARIATVVGRYFAMDRDKRWDRVKLAWDAIVRGQGETREVLASEAVADYYRDDKTDEFMPPMIFTEADTQRVRDGDVILFFNFRADRARELSEAFVFPDFAGFDRGVTPKVHYVTLTEYDAKYGCPIVFGSQTLEMGLGETVAAAGLSQMRIAETEKYPHVTYFFNGGVELPYAGEDRFIIPSPKDVPTYDFKPEMSAPQVTATVVEKLKEYDLVILNFANPDMVGHTGVVEAAIKAVQTIDDDCRQIVEETLRLGGKLILTADHGNCEYMRNPDGSPNTAHTTNLVHAIYVAEDADQFTVRDGILADFAPTLLQMLGLKQPAEMTGTSLLVKK, from the coding sequence ATGGCCAAGAAACCGGTGGTGTTGATTATTCGTGACGGCTGGGGTGTGAATCCCGGGGGGAAAGAAACGGCGATCCAGGATGGAAACGCCACGCTCCTGGCGAAGACCCCCTTCCATGACGAACTTTTCGAGAAATACCCGAAAGGCCTGGTCAGTGCCTCAGGTCTGGACGTGGGGCTGCCGGAAGGCCAGATGGGTAACTCCGAGGTCGGCCACCTGAATCTGGGCGCGGGCCGCATCGTCTATCAGGATCTGACCCGCATCAACAAGGCCATTGCCGAGGGCACCCTCGCCGCGAATCCGGTGCTGGTGGACGCCTTCGACAAGGCGAGATCCAGCCGCCTCCATTTCATCGGCCTCGTTTCCGACGGTGGCGTGCACAGCCATCAGGACCAGCTCAACGCCATGGTCAAAATGGCGGGCGACGCCGGAGTGAAGGACATCATGATCCACGCCATCACCGACGGCCGTGACACCTCGCCGACCGGCGGGGCGGCCTACATTGCCAAAGTCGAGGATGAGGCCGCGAAATCCGGTGCCCGGATCGCCACGGTGGTCGGTCGTTATTTCGCCATGGACCGCGACAAGCGCTGGGACCGCGTGAAGCTCGCGTGGGACGCCATCGTCCGCGGCCAAGGGGAAACCCGCGAGGTGCTGGCCAGCGAAGCCGTGGCCGACTACTACCGCGACGACAAGACGGACGAGTTCATGCCGCCGATGATCTTCACGGAGGCCGACACCCAGCGCGTGCGCGACGGAGATGTGATCCTGTTCTTCAACTTCCGCGCCGACCGCGCGCGCGAGCTTTCCGAGGCGTTCGTGTTCCCTGACTTCGCGGGCTTCGACCGCGGCGTCACCCCGAAGGTCCATTACGTGACCCTTACCGAGTATGACGCGAAGTATGGCTGCCCGATCGTCTTCGGTTCCCAGACGCTGGAAATGGGTCTGGGCGAGACCGTCGCAGCCGCTGGCCTCAGCCAGATGCGCATCGCGGAGACGGAGAAATACCCGCACGTGACGTACTTCTTCAACGGCGGTGTGGAACTGCCCTACGCCGGTGAGGACCGTTTTATCATCCCTTCCCCGAAGGATGTGCCGACCTATGATTTCAAGCCGGAGATGAGCGCGCCGCAGGTGACCGCCACCGTGGTGGAGAAGCTGAAGGAATACGATCTCGTGATCCTCAACTTCGCCAACCCGGACATGGTGGGCCACACCGGTGTGGTGGAAGCGGCGATCAAGGCCGTGCAGACCATCGACGATGACTGCCGCCAGATTGTGGAGGAAACGCTGCGCCTCGGTGGCAAGCTCATCCTTACCGCGGACCACGGCAACTGCGAATACATGCGCAATCCGGACGGCTCCCCGAACACCGCCCACACCACCAACCTTGTCCACGCGATCTATGTCGCTGAGGACGCGGACCAGTTCACCGTGCGCGACGGCATCCTCGCCGACTTCGCCCCCACGCTGCTCCAGATGCTCGGCCTCAAGCAACCGGCTGAAATGACCGGCACCAGCTTGTTGGTGAAGAAGTGA
- a CDS encoding DNA topoisomerase has protein sequence MTDLARVLAKPLGKFEKHGSGRDNYFESDQAVITSAVGHLVELRMPMGPNGKKLPWKFDVLPAIPERFELDPIADSEARLKQVLKLAKRKDIDLIVNACDAGREGELIFQYIMEIGGVQKPVKRLWMQSMTNNSILEAWDNLRSGEQMRPLRDAAKCRSESDWLVGLNATRALTCFNSRHGGFNITAAGRVQTPTLAILAQREAEIRAFQPTAYFEVHADFAAKAGNYLGKWIDESWKKDESNPHGRTERIWDQKLADTIKERCDGKTGVVTEEKKAQTQISPQLYDLTTLQREAPFSAKGTLQIAQALYEKHKMITYPRTDSRYLPEDYFQNVRETLQDIGNSDLDVARYAEAVLKGGTDGGPRLHQSKRVFDSKKVSDHFAIIPTGKIAKLSDTEAKVYDMIVKRFIAVFYPVAEFEQTTRLTRIDHGSVKDTFRTDGRILVKPGWLEVYGRMPGVASGKDELIPVDAGEKAKVDGIEVIHEMTKPPARFTESTLLSAMEGAGKLVDDEALREAMAERGLGTPATRAATIEGLIAQKYLARDGRDLHVTGSGMRLIDLVHDMEIEGLYSPKMTGDWEYKLRQMEQGLLQRPVFMKEIIAYTKDIVDKAHQRAEEAKNQAFPDVEVHHPVHGDFSLKQTDATYESREPGTPFKIKKHIAGRSITEDELRELFAKGKTQVLSGFKSKFNKPFEAALALDEKFKVNFAFENEDKEAAVELTEEQLIGEATTPDGKTVKVYGSEKAYHIPEIVTKKDPNGIRIGKSILQREIPEDQALKLISTGKTDLLKGFISNRTKRAFDAHLTFDVNDGKIGFDFPPRPAKKAAAKKTTAKKAAKGA, from the coding sequence ATGACCGACCTTGCCCGGGTGCTGGCGAAGCCACTCGGAAAGTTCGAGAAACATGGGTCGGGACGTGACAACTACTTTGAGAGCGACCAGGCCGTCATCACCTCTGCCGTCGGTCACCTCGTGGAGTTGCGGATGCCGATGGGTCCGAACGGGAAGAAACTCCCGTGGAAATTCGATGTGCTGCCCGCCATCCCGGAGCGGTTCGAACTGGATCCCATCGCGGATTCCGAGGCGCGTCTGAAGCAGGTCCTGAAGCTGGCGAAGCGCAAGGACATCGACCTGATCGTGAACGCCTGCGACGCCGGCCGCGAAGGTGAGCTCATTTTCCAGTACATCATGGAGATCGGTGGCGTCCAGAAGCCGGTGAAGCGGCTGTGGATGCAGTCCATGACCAACAACTCCATCCTGGAGGCGTGGGACAATCTCCGCTCCGGCGAGCAGATGCGCCCGCTGCGCGACGCCGCGAAGTGCCGCTCCGAGTCCGACTGGCTGGTGGGCCTGAACGCCACCCGCGCCCTGACCTGCTTCAACTCCCGCCACGGCGGATTCAACATCACGGCCGCCGGACGGGTGCAGACCCCCACCCTTGCCATCCTGGCGCAGCGGGAGGCGGAGATCCGCGCGTTCCAGCCCACCGCCTATTTCGAAGTCCACGCGGATTTCGCCGCAAAGGCGGGCAACTATCTGGGCAAATGGATCGACGAATCCTGGAAGAAGGACGAGTCGAATCCCCATGGCCGTACCGAACGGATCTGGGACCAGAAGCTGGCGGACACCATCAAGGAACGCTGCGACGGCAAGACCGGCGTGGTGACGGAGGAAAAGAAGGCACAGACCCAGATCTCGCCGCAGCTCTATGACCTGACCACGCTCCAGCGCGAGGCCCCGTTCTCCGCGAAGGGCACCCTCCAGATCGCCCAGGCGCTGTACGAGAAGCACAAGATGATCACCTATCCCCGGACGGATTCCCGCTACCTTCCGGAGGACTATTTCCAGAACGTCCGCGAGACGCTCCAGGACATCGGCAACAGCGACCTCGACGTGGCCCGCTATGCCGAGGCCGTCCTCAAGGGCGGCACCGACGGCGGCCCGCGTCTCCACCAGTCGAAGCGCGTCTTCGACAGCAAGAAGGTCTCGGACCACTTCGCCATCATCCCCACCGGCAAGATCGCCAAGCTCAGCGACACCGAGGCGAAGGTCTATGACATGATCGTGAAGCGGTTCATCGCCGTCTTCTATCCGGTCGCGGAGTTCGAGCAGACCACCCGCCTGACACGCATCGACCATGGCAGCGTGAAGGACACCTTCAGGACCGACGGCCGCATCCTGGTGAAGCCCGGCTGGCTGGAGGTCTATGGCCGCATGCCTGGCGTGGCCTCCGGCAAGGATGAGCTGATCCCGGTGGATGCCGGAGAGAAAGCGAAGGTCGATGGCATCGAAGTGATCCATGAGATGACCAAGCCACCGGCCCGTTTCACCGAGTCCACCCTCCTCTCCGCCATGGAAGGCGCGGGCAAGCTGGTGGATGACGAGGCGCTGCGCGAGGCGATGGCCGAGCGCGGACTGGGCACCCCGGCCACCCGGGCGGCCACCATCGAGGGCCTCATCGCCCAGAAATATCTCGCCCGCGACGGCCGCGACCTGCACGTCACCGGCTCCGGCATGCGCCTCATCGACCTGGTGCATGACATGGAGATCGAAGGCCTCTACTCGCCGAAAATGACGGGAGACTGGGAATACAAGCTGCGCCAGATGGAGCAGGGCCTCCTGCAACGCCCGGTCTTCATGAAGGAGATCATCGCCTACACGAAGGACATCGTGGACAAGGCCCACCAGCGCGCGGAGGAGGCGAAGAACCAGGCCTTCCCGGACGTGGAGGTCCACCACCCGGTCCACGGTGACTTCTCGCTGAAGCAAACGGACGCCACCTACGAGTCCCGCGAGCCCGGCACCCCTTTCAAGATCAAGAAGCACATCGCCGGACGCAGCATCACGGAGGACGAGCTCCGCGAGCTGTTCGCAAAGGGCAAGACCCAGGTGTTGAGCGGCTTCAAGTCAAAGTTCAACAAGCCCTTCGAAGCCGCCCTGGCGCTGGATGAGAAATTCAAGGTCAACTTCGCCTTCGAGAACGAGGACAAGGAAGCCGCCGTCGAGCTGACGGAGGAGCAACTCATCGGTGAAGCCACCACTCCGGACGGCAAGACGGTGAAGGTCTATGGCTCGGAGAAAGCCTACCACATCCCGGAGATCGTCACGAAGAAGGACCCCAACGGCATCCGCATCGGCAAGTCGATCCTCCAGCGCGAGATCCCGGAGGACCAGGCGCTGAAACTCATCTCAACCGGCAAGACGGATCTGCTGAAAGGCTTCATCTCCAACCGGACGAAGCGCGCCTTTGACGCTCATCTCACCTTCGATGTGAACGACGGCAAGATCGGCTTCGACTTCCCGCCTCGCCCGGCCAAGAAAGCCGCAGCAAAGAAGACCACCGCGAAAAAAGCGGCCAAGGGAGCGTGA
- a CDS encoding ABC transporter ATP-binding protein — MEPKSAMPVKGGGGAPAIATAAPAGMGPGGAGAGDQPVSPFRFSVLWKFGGKYLGCHMGMVSLYIVGHLLIQTILPQQVAVYLGKLTNHFSQGGAKGAAPAPFDDGLLATYWYWIGFTVVLLAGGFGFQWLVARLDGKISNAVKADLFSALLRQPPKFFHQNDSDRLTMIVNQYSNQISGSIRRLLVEPVLQVVAIGVIGFTIYQSLMGLASGPAVWTLFGVNGVWVMFGAILLFALSSPWIVNRMGEFLQRDAAAVQNQSLGLATLIGGALKAPEEIQAMRAEPVFERKLSALLDRSLSLMMSQTVTMEKVNTFGRLPGTVVLAGFLGLAIFLEMRGVGGQPGTIVQVAMLTPLLMAAVQQLSGFGITLRMSWPPMEMIDDILSSAPAEEVPVQQPEGSSIEPSLEARDLVFSYAPGERPNVLEGASFLIPPGKVTGFVARPGQGKTTFFRLALRFYDWQSGEVLLGGKPIRELPLSEVRRHLVLMSQFPAFFYDTVRENMRVAVPDADDAEITATMRLTGLDAVLEKSMGPDALDRPFAAGSGLSGGQKKLFALTRCLLRKPSVLFLDEPTTGMGPMEKFPLIGTMRRSLEGRTVVVVDHDIVWQSRFCDYFHVLNEGRIIQSGTAEELLAQPGLFRQLYEEASGAAAQPGPSEPHGPHGEPPPEGGRAAVAMPL, encoded by the coding sequence ATGGAACCGAAATCAGCGATGCCTGTGAAGGGCGGGGGCGGAGCGCCCGCCATCGCCACAGCAGCTCCCGCCGGGATGGGACCCGGGGGGGCGGGCGCTGGTGATCAACCGGTCAGTCCGTTCCGCTTTTCCGTGTTATGGAAATTCGGCGGGAAATATCTCGGCTGCCACATGGGGATGGTGTCCCTTTACATCGTGGGGCATCTGCTGATCCAGACGATCCTGCCGCAGCAGGTGGCGGTCTATCTGGGGAAACTGACGAACCATTTCTCCCAAGGGGGGGCGAAAGGAGCCGCTCCGGCCCCGTTCGATGATGGGCTGCTTGCGACCTACTGGTACTGGATCGGTTTTACGGTGGTATTGCTCGCCGGTGGTTTCGGCTTCCAGTGGTTGGTGGCACGGCTGGACGGAAAGATCTCCAACGCGGTGAAGGCGGATCTCTTTTCCGCGCTCCTGCGGCAGCCGCCGAAATTCTTCCACCAGAATGATTCGGACCGGTTGACGATGATCGTGAACCAATACTCGAACCAGATTTCCGGCAGCATCCGGCGGTTGCTGGTGGAGCCGGTCTTGCAGGTGGTGGCCATCGGCGTCATCGGCTTCACGATCTACCAGTCGCTGATGGGCCTGGCCAGCGGGCCGGCGGTGTGGACTCTTTTCGGGGTGAATGGGGTGTGGGTCATGTTCGGCGCCATCCTTCTGTTCGCGCTCAGTTCGCCGTGGATCGTCAACCGAATGGGGGAGTTCCTCCAACGGGATGCCGCTGCGGTGCAGAACCAAAGCCTGGGGCTTGCCACGCTCATCGGCGGCGCGCTGAAGGCCCCGGAGGAGATTCAAGCGATGCGGGCGGAGCCGGTCTTTGAAAGGAAACTCTCCGCTCTGCTGGACCGCTCGCTTTCCCTGATGATGTCGCAGACGGTCACCATGGAGAAGGTGAACACTTTCGGCCGTCTGCCCGGCACGGTGGTGCTGGCGGGTTTCCTCGGTCTGGCGATCTTTCTGGAAATGCGCGGCGTGGGAGGGCAGCCGGGCACCATTGTTCAGGTGGCGATGCTCACTCCGTTGCTGATGGCGGCGGTGCAGCAGCTCTCCGGATTCGGCATCACGCTCCGCATGAGCTGGCCGCCGATGGAGATGATCGACGATATCCTGTCGTCCGCCCCGGCTGAGGAAGTGCCGGTGCAGCAGCCGGAGGGCTCATCCATTGAGCCATCTCTGGAGGCGCGGGATCTCGTTTTCAGCTACGCTCCCGGGGAGCGACCGAATGTGCTGGAGGGAGCTTCTTTCCTGATTCCTCCCGGAAAGGTGACCGGATTCGTCGCCCGGCCGGGGCAGGGGAAGACCACCTTTTTCCGGCTCGCACTGAGGTTTTACGACTGGCAGTCCGGTGAGGTGCTGCTCGGAGGGAAGCCCATCCGCGAACTGCCTCTGTCCGAGGTCCGCCGCCATCTGGTGCTGATGTCCCAGTTCCCGGCCTTTTTCTATGATACGGTAAGGGAGAACATGCGCGTGGCCGTGCCGGATGCGGACGATGCGGAGATCACCGCAACCATGCGGCTGACCGGGCTGGATGCCGTGCTGGAGAAGTCCATGGGACCCGACGCGCTGGATCGTCCTTTCGCGGCGGGGAGCGGGCTTTCCGGCGGCCAGAAGAAACTCTTCGCGCTGACCCGCTGCCTGCTGCGGAAGCCGTCCGTGTTGTTCCTGGACGAGCCGACCACGGGAATGGGGCCGATGGAGAAATTCCCCCTCATCGGGACCATGCGCCGCTCACTGGAAGGCAGGACGGTGGTGGTGGTGGACCACGACATCGTCTGGCAGTCCCGCTTCTGCGACTATTTCCACGTCCTCAACGAAGGCCGCATCATCCAGTCCGGCACTGCTGAGGAGCTGCTGGCCCAACCGGGATTGTTCCGCCAGCTCTACGAGGAGGCCTCTGGCGCGGCGGCACAGCCAGGTCCGTCTGAACCCCACGGGCCGCACGGTGAACCTCCCCCGGAAGGAGGCAGGGCCGCGGTGGCCATGCCCCTCTGA